GTTCTTGCTGACCAAGATTCCTTCCTGTGTAGTCAGCGTCGCTAGGTAGTTGCATGAAAAATCTCCTCTCGTCCGAAAAGTATGAGATGTAAAGCGCGGGGCTCGGGCGCGAGGCCTAAGCTTTGCGGTTAGAGGTTTGAGGTAGATGCATAAGGCATAGGGCACAGAGCTTACCCTCTGGCGCACGGCGCAGGCGGGTGGGATAGGAGCCGAGGCCGTGATACAAGCCAGTTTTTCGTTTTCATGTCCTCTCATGTTTTGGCGCCGCGAAATCTTGGGGGCGGTCTCCTTGCCCAAAATGGTGGAGGATCGCCTTGACAATGCGCTGAGCAGCTTTGCCATCTCCGTACGGGTTGTGCTCTGCGACCATTTCTTGGTAAGCCGCTGGATCTTCCAGTAAACGGGAGGCCTCCCGCAACACACTCTCTTTTTCTAATCCAACCAGCTTCACACCTCCCGTACCAAGACCCTCTGGCCTTTCTGTTACCTTCCGGAAGACGAAAACGGGCTTTTGCAGAGAAGGCCCTTCCTCCTGAATCCCTCCCGAGTCGGTGATGATGAAATATGATTTGGCCATTGCCTCGACAAAAGGCTCGTAAGGAAGGGGGTCGACAAGGTGTATTCGCTCCTGATTCGACAGAACGGCAAATGCCGTTTTCCTTACATTTGGATTGAGGTGAACCGGGTAAACGATCTGGATGTCCGCGTAAGCGCGGGCGAGATCCCTCAGAGCATAGCACAGGTTTTCGAGTGACTCTCCCCAGTTCTCTCGTCTGTGCGCGGTTACCAAGATCATACGATGTGAATTCAACACCTCCATGGGGAGATATTTGCCCAATGTCTCGCGATTTCTATTGGCAACATACAATAAGGTATCAATCACCGTATTTCCGGTGACAAAGACCCCAGCCGTGCCAATGCCTTCCTTATACAGGTTATTGGCATTCCTGAGAGTTGGCGCAAAGTGAAGGTCGCATACATTGGATATTAGCCTCCGGTTGACTTCTTCCGGATAGGGATGCTGCTTGTTGAATGAGCGAAGACCTGCCTCGATATGCCCTGCCGAGATTTTGTTGTAGAAGGCTGCAAGTGCTCCTATGAAAGCAGTTGTCGTGTCGCCTTGAACCAAAACTAGGTCCGGCCGATGCTCCTTCAAAAGTGGGTCGAGCCCGGTCAAGGCTCGACGGGATATGTCAACTAAAGATTGGTTTTTCCGCATTATATCAAGATCATGGTCCAGACTGATGTCGAAAAGGGATAGGAAGTCTTGGATCATCTCTCGATGTTGAGCAGTAGAAACAACGATACTGTTGAACCTTTGGTCTTCATTTATTTCCTTCAATACAGGAAAGAGCTTTATTACCTCGGGCCGGGTGCCGAAAATCGTCAAGAGTGTTAACCTATTGCTATCCATAGTGGGAGGACCCCTTATTCAATTTTTGAACTAGACAAGAGTTTCCTACGGGATTCTTCGCGCACCTAATTTGATGAATCTTGAATTTTCTGCCTTGAATCCAGAAACCAAAAAATCCGATCTGCCTCTGGAGACCATCACGCGTAAACTATGCTTAACAATTTTCATGATGATTGATTGCATGCTTTCCAGTTCAATTGGCTCCAATCTTTTGCGTGAAAGTTTTCTGAAGAAATAAATGAACCGCATAGAGAAGAACAAAGGCCATTACAAAAACCAGAATACCTGAGACGTCGTGCAAAAATCCGTGAGCTACACGTGCTCCATAATGCTCTGCCAAGATAGCCGTAGCCGTCAATCTGACTACATTTACCACGATTGCGATAGGTACTGCTGACAGAAATAGAATCCATTTTCTTGTCTTTGAATGATGGCTTATGAGGGCAAATGCAGCACTGAGGGCCAGAAGTGACGTTAATGACCTTAAACCAGAGCACGCATCTACAACCTCCAAAGAAGTATTGGCTAGGTGAATTACATTGCCCTCGCGATATGCCGAAATAGCTAGAAAGTGCATAAATGATACCGAAATTGTTGTGGCAAAAAGCTTGAGCGGAAAGGCGATCTTGTTCCAGATGATGGCAGGTAGCGGTATCATGAAAATCATATACCCTATGGGAAGTGACAAGTTCTTGCCGAGCTCCCAACCTCCAACAAACATCACCAACCCAAGAAGCACAACGAGCATAGAAACGCGCATAGTAAATTGCTCAGCAGCGATATTAGTGAGAACAAAAAGCGCAAGTCCTCCTGCCAACACAGATCCCCCAGGGATTGCCAATTTGGAAGGTTTCAGCGGAATATCGGACAATCTTGCTCTGTTTTCCCATATCAGATAGCCCGAAATGAACGGGATCAGAAAACCGTGTGAATAGTTATCATTGATAGTCCAATCTGTTACCAGATTGGCAATTACCTGGAAATACAGGGTCGCGAAGCACACGGTGAGTACCGCGATGGGCAGATAGAAGTTACGTAAACTGATTTGGTTCATTGGTATAGTTCGGTAGCGCTTTTCAGACAGCCTTTACCCCAGTGAAGTAGGCTACGCCACTGCACGGGGCAGGACTTAGGGCTCGCGCAAGAATAACTTCACATTTTGGCATCTCAGCTTCAGCCCATCTTTGACAGATGCCTCATTCGCAAACTCCTCGAAATAGCTTGCTATTCCTGCGGTTTTGCTCAATCGGATCGGCCAAATGTGAACCAAATCTGAGCGCCAACTCTGCGAATTTATTCTTGCGCGAGCCCGCAGTGGATTTTGTTTTCTGCCCTTCCAAACAAAAAGCAGAAAGAATAAACTGCAGTGAAGAGGATTCGTGGTGCTGTGTTTGGTCATCAAGGTAAGTATTCATGCAATATGGGCAAAAGAAGCCTCGCAAAATCCTTCATATTCTCTGACGTTTTATTTTCATTGCCATCAATAACTGGTGATATCAGCCTCACAAAAGAGCCGTCGGTTCTGCGTTTCATAATGGAATCTATGACCAGATAGATCTTCTGCATATATTCTGAAGCAATGGACCTGCCCCGCGATTGAAACCAATATAGGACGAGCTGCCGTTGATTGCCTTTTTTTAAAATGAGTTTAATCACCCTTATTTTCCCGGGATTTGTGTCTTGGACTATTAATTCCTCAGTCGATGTTCGGATAATGTTCCACCCTGCACCTGGCATGCAATGTTTGGGTGAATGGATTAAATCGCCCTCGCGTTGACTTTCGTAAAAGCCAACATAGAGCTGAACCTGCCGGCCGGCAGAGGAGCGATAATTGCACAGAAACGAGTCGTCAACACCCAATTTGTCATAGATTCTTTCATCAAAACGTTCTTCTTTGCCAATCCAGTCGCCTATCTGTGTCGGAAAGGTTGAAAGAGGCTTGTTTGGCTGAATATTTTCACCATGGCTCAAGTAGCTGAGACAGACCATGGTGAGGATCATTAGGGCTGAGGCTATGAGGGTTCGTTTAATGGACATGGTGGTGCTTAGGTTTGTTTTTCTCGACAGGACTTACCGCAGTACGGTCGTTCCTCACTACTGGGCAAGCAGCCCCAGTGAAATAGGCTCCGCCTCAGTTGAATATGCTCCACATTCCACCCCAGTACGATAGTTCCCACCTACCCCGGTTAAATATGGTGGTTCATTTAACAGGGCGGGCCCCAGAGGAATATGCTTCGCCTTCCACAGGGCGGGCAGGGCAGGCCCCAGTCCCATCTCCCGGAGCTACGGGGCAGGCAGGATTGTCAGGATTTTTTGTGCCTTTTTAGCCTCTCTCCGAGTTGTAGGCCCTACGAGCCAGAAGCCGGCCCGTAGGCCCACGGCCCGGACGGACGAAAGGCAAAAGGAATACAACCTGGCTTCGGCGTTACTCACGATACCAAGCCCAGAATTCGTCCGTGGTGACGCCCAGGTCTTTCGCAACAACCTCAACCAAGGGAGAAGGGTATTTTCTCGTGCTTCCGTGTTTGACGTGTACGACAAACGGCCATCCGTCGCGTGTGAGTCCGATCCATTTGTTGTTCCGAAACTTGAGTGTTCCGGGGCGACAGAATCCTTCCAGAAACCGCTCGAACTGAGTCTGCCGCAATTCTGGAAACTTCCTCATAACGCGACCTCAATCACCTGCACTTCGCTCTCTGGGCTGATGTCCTGGAATACTGCCACTTCACCGTACTCGCGCACCAGATCATCGACAGCTTCCCGAAGATTTTCGACGGCTTCGTCGCATGTGTCTCCCATAGCTGTCGCCCGCACGCGCTCACAGCGAGCCATGAAGCCCCCCTCGCTCAGAGGGGTTATGACAACGGACAGTTTGTACTTCATCAGCGAACCTCCTTATTGTGCCTCTTTCGAAGTTCATGCGGATATTCCGCATTGATGGCATTTGATTTAATATCTTATCAGACAGGATTTGACGGAGGGGTGTTTTGTCGCTTGTCCCAGAGTTTGCGACTGCTTACACTGCCGTTCTCAAAGCCTTCAGTACGGCTAACCCGCATAAAATACCAATGAGATCCAAACCAATATCCATAAAGGATGCTGTCCTGCCCGGTACAAATGATTGGTGAAACTCGTCAGAAATGGCAAAAAGCACGAGGCCTACCAAAACCAGCGAATTGACTTCAAAGCTATGCTTTCCAAGTCTCGTTCCTACAAATGACTTAAGCCAGAGCAAAGTAAGTAATGCGTGCGCAGGGATGTGGGCGAGATTGCAAATAATCTGCTTACTTAAAGAACCGCTGCCCGGTAAAGACCGGTCCGGAATGGAAGACAGCCAGACAATTAGAGAAGTGATGAGCAAGCTGAGAAGTAGATATTTGAAGTTCATGTCGAGAGTTTGTTAGACAGGATTTATAGGTGTTTCTCTGACAGGCTCTACCCCGATACGGTTGTCCCTCTCTCCGAGGCGTAAGCTTTACGAGCCGGAGGCCTCACGGGGCAGGCAGGATTCACAAGATAATCGTTTGTTGTGGGAAAAACATCCTTCATTTTTTTGTCAAAGTTCCAGATATTGTCTGCAGGTGGCAAATTGGCAGTTCGTAAAGCCTTCAATAAACGACGACAATTTTGATGCGGTTTTGTCCAAATTGGTGTAGTGCCTGAACCTAAAGAAGCTTGGAGCACCATCCACCCTGGGTTGTTCCGGATCGACCTCCCAAGGATGCATGTAGAAAAGATAGGCTCCTTCGTTTTTCAGAATTGATCTGACGCCCATCTTGAACAAGGGAAAAGGGATCAGGCGGAAGTATGCGCCACCGCCCCATGGGAGGACGGAACTACCGAGCTTTATATTGCTGATTGGCAGTTCATAGAAGATTTTGGATTCTGGATTTTGCGTTTTGGATTTACGGCTTACGCCTTGAGAAGACTCAGGATTGCGCCCGCCTGCCATCGCCTGGAGTGAAGGCGAATGGCTGATAGGGATTGCGGAAATTGGAAGCGCGATACCCTTTTTTCCATTTTGGGACAGCTTCACATGTCCATATCGCCCGTGCATGCCAAAGGAATTGAAACTTGAATCGTATAGATAGCCTGCGTCTGCAATAGTATTCAGAATGTCATTGCTGATGGAAAAACTGGGGGCGCGGTAGCCGTAAACCGGCGCTCCGATGATGTCTTCCAACAATTTCTTGCTGTCACTCAGATCTCTTTTCAGGGCATCAGGTGATTGCTGATTGCCCAGGTTGTGGTAATAGCCATGGGATGCCACCTCATGGCCGCGGGTGTGGATTTCCCGGACCAGATCGGGAAGGTGTTTTGCAATCCAGCCTAAAACAAAAAAGGTGGCCCTGATCTGGATGCTGGATACCGGATACTGGATGCTGGATGCTTGTTGCGAGTTGTTTGGGTCAGTCAAGTTGATTGAGTTAGTTGAGGCTGACAACTGACGGCTGGCCGCTGACCGCTGACTATCCAGGAGGTCGAGGAGGCAGTGGGTGTTCTTTTCGACACGTAATTCGTAGTTTGGCCAGGAGGAAAAGGGGATATACTCCTTGAAGTTTTCCACCTGGAACCAGTCTTCAACGTCAAAGGTTAAGAGAATAGAGTATTTGTTGGACATTTGGTTTTAGACAGGATTGACCCTCCACAGGCGGGCAGGCAAGGATTTGCATGATTTTTTGTTTCCTCAGTTTCGAGTCGAAACTGAGGAACAGCAATCCGCCTGGGGCGAAGGCGCCTAAGTTGCATGTTTGGGCTGGTATTTGTAGAGACATACCTTGATATAGCCATAATTATCATTCTTTCCTTCTGGGCATATTCAAAAATCTTTGCGTCCGTTGCTCCTTTCAATCCAACATCTCTTACGTCAACAGCATCGATGTCGAGACACCGGAGTAAGCCTGCGGTAGGGTGGGCATATCCTCGTCTACCAGAACCTTGAGCACTATGCGGCCTCAACTATATGGATTTCTTCGTTAGCCACCAGTTTGCCTGCATATTCTATGGCTGCCTTTATGTCATCCTCGGTTATTGCATAGTCCTCGGACACTTCTTGGTAGGACATACCACCGGCCAATGACCCAAGAATAATGTCTATCGGAACTCTGGTACCCTTTATAACCGGTTTACCGTGTCTGATATCCTCATCGCTATCCTTTGCATCTGCAACCCTCCTTTAGACAAGTGGCCTTGCCTCTCCCACTCCGTAGTTCGACAGCCCCTATATTGATGAAGGTTGGCTTTTTTGTTAAGAGGCGTAAGGATTATTGCTCAACGCCTGCTGCGGAGAATAATAGCTTGATTGGGTGTTCTTGGTTACTTTTGGTG
The genomic region above belongs to Deltaproteobacteria bacterium and contains:
- the wecB gene encoding UDP-N-acetylglucosamine 2-epimerase (non-hydrolyzing), translating into MDSNRLTLLTIFGTRPEVIKLFPVLKEINEDQRFNSIVVSTAQHREMIQDFLSLFDISLDHDLDIMRKNQSLVDISRRALTGLDPLLKEHRPDLVLVQGDTTTAFIGALAAFYNKISAGHIEAGLRSFNKQHPYPEEVNRRLISNVCDLHFAPTLRNANNLYKEGIGTAGVFVTGNTVIDTLLYVANRNRETLGKYLPMEVLNSHRMILVTAHRRENWGESLENLCYALRDLARAYADIQIVYPVHLNPNVRKTAFAVLSNQERIHLVDPLPYEPFVEAMAKSYFIITDSGGIQEEGPSLQKPVFVFRKVTERPEGLGTGGVKLVGLEKESVLREASRLLEDPAAYQEMVAEHNPYGDGKAAQRIVKAILHHFGQGDRPQDFAAPKHERT
- the xrt gene encoding exosortase, producing MNQISLRNFYLPIAVLTVCFATLYFQVIANLVTDWTINDNYSHGFLIPFISGYLIWENRARLSDIPLKPSKLAIPGGSVLAGGLALFVLTNIAAEQFTMRVSMLVVLLGLVMFVGGWELGKNLSLPIGYMIFMIPLPAIIWNKIAFPLKLFATTISVSFMHFLAISAYREGNVIHLANTSLEVVDACSGLRSLTSLLALSAAFALISHHSKTRKWILFLSAVPIAIVVNVVRLTATAILAEHYGARVAHGFLHDVSGILVFVMAFVLLYAVHLFLQKTFTQKIGAN
- a CDS encoding EpsI family protein, which encodes MSIKRTLIASALMILTMVCLSYLSHGENIQPNKPLSTFPTQIGDWIGKEERFDERIYDKLGVDDSFLCNYRSSAGRQVQLYVGFYESQREGDLIHSPKHCMPGAGWNIIRTSTEELIVQDTNPGKIRVIKLILKKGNQRQLVLYWFQSRGRSIASEYMQKIYLVIDSIMKRRTDGSFVRLISPVIDGNENKTSENMKDFARLLLPILHEYLP
- a CDS encoding VanZ family protein encodes the protein MNFKYLLLSLLITSLIVWLSSIPDRSLPGSGSLSKQIICNLAHIPAHALLTLLWLKSFVGTRLGKHSFEVNSLVLVGLVLFAISDEFHQSFVPGRTASFMDIGLDLIGILCGLAVLKALRTAV
- a CDS encoding DUF3473 domain-containing protein, which produces MSNKYSILLTFDVEDWFQVENFKEYIPFSSWPNYELRVEKNTHCLLDLLDSQRSAASRQLSASTNSINLTDPNNSQQASSIQYPVSSIQIRATFFVLGWIAKHLPDLVREIHTRGHEVASHGYYHNLGNQQSPDALKRDLSDSKKLLEDIIGAPVYGYRAPSFSISNDILNTIADAGYLYDSSFNSFGMHGRYGHVKLSQNGKKGIALPISAIPISHSPSLQAMAGGRNPESSQGVSRKSKTQNPESKIFYELPISNIKLGSSVLPWGGGAYFRLIPFPLFKMGVRSILKNEGAYLFYMHPWEVDPEQPRVDGAPSFFRFRHYTNLDKTASKLSSFIEGFTNCQFATCRQYLEL
- a CDS encoding DUF5615 family PIN-like protein, producing the protein MRPHSAQGSGRRGYAHPTAGLLRCLDIDAVDVRDVGLKGATDAKIFEYAQKERMIIMAISRYVSTNTSPNMQLRRLRPRRIAVPQFRLETEETKNHANPCLPACGGSILSKTKCPTNTLFS
- a CDS encoding DUF433 domain-containing protein — encoded protein: MRHGKPVIKGTRVPIDIILGSLAGGMSYQEVSEDYAITEDDIKAAIEYAGKLVANEEIHIVEAA